The DNA sequence AGGTGTTGCTTTCTCATGAATTTCAGCTGAAACCTTCTTGTCAACATACTTCTTTGACACCTGCATTAATCCAACATTCCAGGATTAGAATAATGGGTTTGATACACATTCTATTTCTTATATAACCTAGCATCTTGTTACAAATTACATCCACTAACCTTTTTGTCCCACTCTAGCAAGACTTCCTCATCAATAATATCAAGGTCATATAATGTTTTCAAGACGTGGGGTACTTTAGGCAATAATTCTTCTTTGTGTACATTTCCCACTAGTTGTTCAATACCTCCCAGCATATACTTTTGTGATTTGGGATTTTCATGGCAAAACTGAAAAGTGATAACATAATTACAAGCATATGTTCCCTCTACAAGTGAACCCTATTTCAATAAAGTTGATCGGAAATTGCAGCCTTTAATTCAAAATCTGCAATATACATAACCGACTTTTTTACCCAAAAGATAAACTATTTATACATGTTTTAGTCTAAGatcaggcaacgaaattaaggggaaatactcgctaaatgcgagttaaaaattgaatttgcaagtaaaaattcacaagtgatcgcaactttttgcgagtgaaaaaccCCCGATCTTCTTCcccggatttcctcggtttattggctgtactttgaagtttacaataattttgtcctgtgcatagaaacgctttacagaatgaatatacaagtattgaaaaagtaaacttGGAttgaataaataactaaggccaaggtcatctcagtcagtgatgtcgaagatggcctacttcatacacacttcggacgtctcagagacgtctgatttaaatagcaagcatattgatctcgtccgtgtctacatgaaacaacacatgacagtgtgTAACCGTttcacgcggtgtccttctgtactctatagtcaaacacttcgagttcgcggggttttcttttcaactagaatttttttaggatgaaatttccaaaagttttgaacatatagtttgaattggcgcaaacagtcttcaagatttcaatccacatgatgctgtaaataggtggtagatctctggacagcgagtacgccgcacaagtgtaccctatgacccaCATCATGtgtgttgtctgataattcattgaattttaaatgaaagaatttgcaatcttatttttatttttgcattttaaaggagattttaaaagattttcccaaaattttgataaagagacatgcgtgttttcttaaattcatgtaaaacagtaattgattgaaaaatgctagtaaaagcttaattttgctagttggaaaataatccactagctaaaatttgctagtggtgaaaaaagttaatttcgatccctgaaGATAACCCACCCTTAAGAAGAGATTGCGGTGCTGTTTCAGCTGTTGAAGCACCTTCACATCAAGAAGCACTTCGACCAATATCAAAGGTGCCTTGTCCTTGATTTCTAGACGTTCGGCTTCAGCAACAACCTCTTTGTCTCCTCCTCCTGGAAAAGTTTCACGCTTCAACTAAAACACAAAAAGATTAAGACGTTACAAGTATGCCATACAGATCATGATAAACATAACACAAAGAGCAAATTGAACAAAGCCACTCTAAATAGCAAACATTTCCCTGCCTCCAGAATTCATGTCATCATACTTATTCCAACCtgattatcaaaaatatttaccTCAACAAACTTGTAGAACATGTTGAGTCGTTCTTCCTGTGTTTTCTCCAAGTCATCAGTGAAGGCCATCTGTTTAGCTGCTGTACTGAGCTCCTCCATTCTATTCCTCACTGCCTCCTCACTGAAGTCTTCCCCCCAGTCATCCTCATCCTCATTCTTACTCGTTTCCTACAACATGTAATAAAACCATCAGTGAAACAACTCAAAGCTTATAAACTTTGAAATCTCTGATAAACTGAATCAAAGATGTTCTTATACATCACATCCTTTACTAACCACAACTGGGGGAGCATCAACAACACCTCCACTAGCTCTCTGGGCTGCCATTTGCTCCTGAGCATTAGCCTCAGGGCTGGCTCTATCATCCTTCTTCTCTCCATTTACAGCCTTATTCTTCTTCTTGTCCTTCTTAGTCTGCTTGGTGGGTGTTGCAGCAGGATCCTATGAAACAAACACCGACATGTTAAATTCCAAACCCTTCCTAATACCACAACCAGTTTTCAACTTCCACCAtacatttgcatatttttaaatCCATCTTACTtctaataataaatataattgaaacaaGTCGTAATATAGCATTTCATTTATATCATCACCTGATCAGGAGGATTTTTCAGGATGAATGTTGTCAGTTTGTGCCGCATATCAATCATGCCAGTGTTACCACAAGCAATGCACCGTTGTGAGATAGTCTGTTTCTTTTGAGAGCAATTCTGCAATACAAACCAGAATCACGATTTCACCAATCAATCACTATttgtaacattttcatgaaaattatttaaataagaAGTGTAAATgaagattgaaaattttgtaacatcacattttctttttagaccaaaaaataaaaaaccaatagccgagctatattttatgcatagtagaatactaaatcattaaaaaataattcaacctataaaaacaaaacactacctacctaccgacccttaAAATTTTGAGGTGAAAGTGGAAACTAACattttttagccgagttgcaacgaagttgaactcgatTATGTAGTAAGCAAACACAACTTCTATGATGAATCAAAACATTTCTTCCACTGCACTGTAAACAAACCTGTTTCTGTATTTTAGAATCTGTCTAGTATcagtgcataataaataacttaaCAAGGCAATAAATATAtactcttgttgtagtgatgacatttgcaaaatctgtgagaatggaaaaaaatgtgttaggatcggcagaaatttttagggtcggtcgggaaagtggaaaccaacatgtTTTTGGGGCCTTACTAGGAAGTTTTATAATATTAAAGAGTCTAGTTATCAAGGTGATGTTATTCCCTGAAACTCTACTGTAATCctttattttcagaaaatatattATACACGCATGCACATTACTATCTACAGAAAATATTGCAAAATGCTTAGGTCGAAATACACAAGATAAGTTACAGTATGTCAATTGCTCCTTAAAACATGTGTACCATAAACTTGTATAAaatttgtacacaaaacatGAATAACTTACTAGTTGAGTTTCTGGGTTAGAACACTCAGGACACAGTACAAAACGTTTGATGAAGCCATCCAAAAGCAACTGAAGCTTGCTGGCATCATGAGAACCATTGACAATAAAGCGTTCATTTTTGAAGTCAAACATGGTTTGTGCTCCTAATTCACATCCAAAATACTTTGTTGGATCTGTAATacaataaatttcatgatattcAAAAACCACAAGTCTTATATCTAAAACATCACAAAACTATTTACAAGCTAAACACAACAGAAGGAAACATGATCAATGAAAAAGTTACAGATTTCTCTAGACTTACATGTTGGTGGCCTTGATAATGCCTTGGCAATTTCAGGCATATTCACAATAACAGTTTTAATCCCATTCCCTTTTCCCTCAACCTGTCATGAAATGAGAAAAATTCAATGACATACAAATACTTAAATCTTTTATACTATCTATATTTAGGTATCCATTTAGAAACTCTCTTAGATTATTGcatatctaaatttaaaaagaGCAAGCGGATATTGACTGCATGATAATTATATAACCTTAGCTATGAGCCTAGGCATCTTATAGCGGTAGAACTGGTCAGTGACCTCGCTGTTGATGTTAATTGCGGCCATTTTGACCGATTCACTGTACAATTTCTAA is a window from the Ostrea edulis chromosome 5, xbOstEdul1.1, whole genome shotgun sequence genome containing:
- the LOC125650418 gene encoding eukaryotic translation initiation factor 5-like, which translates into the protein MAAININSEVTDQFYRYKMPRLIAKVEGKGNGIKTVIVNMPEIAKALSRPPTYPTKYFGCELGAQTMFDFKNERFIVNGSHDASKLQLLLDGFIKRFVLCPECSNPETQLNCSQKKQTISQRCIACGNTGMIDMRHKLTTFILKNPPDQDPAATPTKQTKKDKKKNKAVNGEKKDDRASPEANAQEQMAAQRASGGVVDAPPVVETSKNEDEDDWGEDFSEEAVRNRMEELSTAAKQMAFTDDLEKTQEERLNMFYKFVELKRETFPGGGDKEVVAEAERLEIKDKAPLILVEVLLDVKVLQQLKQHRNLFLRFCHENPKSQKYMLGGIEQLVGNVHKEELLPKVPHVLKTLYDLDIIDEEVLLEWDKKVSKKYVDKKVSAEIHEKATPFINWLKEAEEDDSEEEEEEEEDQVEVVYSNFEGVGQKEVQRPVAREAPPAQDEEDDLDIDDI